The DNA sequence CTACGGGACGGACCCCGGCCTGCTGGACGAGGCCCGCGACACGATGCGGCGCACCGGCGGGTCCGTCTCCGTGACCGAGGACCCGGAGGACGCCGTCCGGGGCGCGCACGCCGTCTACGCCGAGGTGTGGGTGCCCATGGACCGGCGCGACGAGGCCGACGAGCGCCGGCGGCGCCTGGCCCGCTACCGGGTGGACGACCGGCTCCTGGCACACGCCCCCGGGGACGCCGTGGTGCTGCACTGCCTGCCCGCGGTCCGCGGCGAGGAGATCACCTCGGAGGTCCTGGACGGCCCCCGCTGCCTGGCCTGGCAGCAGGCCGCCAACCGTCTCCCCACCGCCCAGGCGGTGCTCCACACCCTGATCACCGCGGCCCGCCTGCGGCCGGCCTGAGCGGAGACGGGACAGCGGCGGGGCAGGACAGCGCCGGGGCGGGACGGCCAGAATGGCCGCATGGACGCCGCGTACATCGAGGAGTTCGGACCGGCGGAGGCCATCCGCTTCGGGGAGCTGCCCGCGCCGCGCCCCGGACCGGGCGAGGTGCTGGTGGAGGTGGCGGCGACAACCGTCAACCACGTGGACACCTTCGTCCGCTCCGGCGCCGTGCGCACGCCGGTGGAGTTCCCGTTCGTCGTCGGCCGCGATTTGGTCGGACGGGTGGCGGGCGCGGGCGCCGCCGGGTTTCCGGCGGGTACCCCAGTGTGGTGCAACAGCATGGGCCACGGCGGCCGGCAGGGCGCGGCGGCCGAGCTGGCGGCGGTACCCGCGGAGCGGCTCTACCAGCTGCCGCCCGGGGTGGACCCGCGGCTCGCGGTGACGCTGGTGCACCCGGTGGCCACCGCCTACCTGGGCCTGGTCACGCACGGCGGGCTGCGGCCGGGGCGGACGGTGGCCGTGGTGGGCGCGGCGGGCAACGTGGGGTCGGCGATGGTGGCCGTGGCCGCCGCGGCGGGGGCCCGGGTCGTGGCGGTCGCCCGGGCCGCCGACGAGGCCCGCTGCCGCGCGCTGGGCGCCGAGGTGGTGCTTGACCGGCGGGAGGCGGCGGCCGGCGGGCTGGCGCGGGCGTGCCCCGGCGGCGTCGATGTGTACGCCGACGCGGCGGGGGCCAACGACGTGCCCGCCGCGGTGGAGGCGCTGGCGCCGCGCGGCCGGCTGGTGCTGCTGGCGGGGATGGCGAGCCGGCCGGTGCTGCCCGTCGGGCCGCTCTACGTGGCGGACCGCTCGGTCGTGGGCTTCGCCATCACCAACGCCACGGTGGCCGAACTGGCGGCGGCGGCCGGGTGTGTGGACGCCGTGCTGTCCGCCGGCCGGCTGCGCCCCCGGGAGGTGGTCGGGCTGCCGTTGAGCGCGACCGCCGAGGCGCACCGGATGCTGGAGTCGGGCCGGCTGCGCGGCCGCCGGGTGGTGCTGGACGTCCGGTGAGGCACGGTCGCGGCTGTCCCAGGGTGAGCGGCCCTCTCACGGTGAGCGGCCGTTCATGGTAAGCGGCCGTCTCAGGGACGGACTGTGTGCCGCGGTGCCTCGAACAGGCCGGTGAGCAGCGGCCGGAGGACGCGCAGGCCGCCCGGGGTGAGGACGGACTCGGCGTGGAACTGCACGCCGGCGAAGTGCGGGCCGCGCAGGGCGTGCACCTCGCCGGTGACGGGGTCCCGGCAGACGTCCACCCGCCCGGTGCCTGGCAGGTCCAGCCGGCCGGCGGGGCTGTGGAGCGCGTAGCTGTTGTAGAAGCCGACGTGCTCGCGGCGGCCGAAGAGGTCGATCTCCTTCCTTACGCCCTGGTGGGGCGCGGGGCGGCGGCGCGGGACGAGTCCCAGCCGGTGGCCGAGGATCTGGTGGCTGAGGCAGACGGCCAGGAAGGGCCGGCGGGTGGCGAGGAGGCGGCCGGTCAGGTGGTGCAGGCGGGCGATCCGGGCGTCGGCGAGGTCGCGGGGGTCGCCGGGGCCGGGCCCGGTGACGACGAGGTCGTGGCCGGTGACATCGGAGAGGGGGCCGGGGCGGTCGTGGCGGCGGACGGTCACCAGGGCGCCCTCGGCGCGCAGTTGGTGCGCGATCATCGCGGTGAAGCCGTCCTCGGCGTCGATCACCAGGATCCGGCGGCCCGCCAGGAAGCCGCCGCCCCGAGGGACGGGGGCGGGTCTGTGGAGCCAGAAGCGGGCGAGGCCGGCGTTCCGGGCGCGGAGGGCGGAGCGGACGGCGGGGTGCCGCGCCAGGGCGGTCGCGGCGCCGGGCGGCGGGGCGGCCAGCAGGCCGCGGGCCTTGGCCCGGGTCTCGGCGGCCTCGGCCGCCGGGTCGGAGTCGCGGACGACGGTGGCGCCCACGCCGATGGCCAGCCGGCCGCGGGGGTCGACGTCGGCGGTGCGGATGAGGATGGCGGAGTCCAGGGTGCGGCCGCCGTGGCCGTCGCGGCCGATGAGGGCGATCACCCCGCTGTAGTAGCCGCGGCCGTGGGGCTCGTGGCGGCTGATGACACGGGCGGCGCTCTCCAGCGGGCTGCCGGTGACGGTCGGGGCGAACAGGGTGGCGCGCAGGATGTCGCGGACGTCGCGGTCGGTGCGGCCCTCGATGAGGTACTCGGTGTGGGCGAGGCGGGCCATCTCCTTCAGGAAGGGGCCGCGCACCCGGATCCCGCGGTCGCAGACCGCCGCCATCATCTTCAGTTCCTCGTCGAGGACCATGAACAGCTCGTAGGTCTCCTTGGGGTCGGCGAGGAAGTCCAGGACGCCGGCGAGGGTGGGTCCGGTGCCGGGGTGGCGGTAGGTGCCGCTGATGGGGTTCATCACGGCGGTGCCGGCGCGCAGGGTGACGTGGCGTTCGGGGCTGGCGCCGACCAGGGTGCGTTCGGGTGTGTGGACGAGGAACGTCCAGTGAACGCCCGACTCGCGGACCAGCAGGCGGCGGAAGAAGGCGGTGGCGGCGGCCGGGGACCAGTCGGTGACGTCGGCGAGGAAGCGGCGTTTGAGGACGAAGTTGGCGCCGGCGCCGGCGGCGATCTCCTCGTCCACGAGGGTGCGGACGAGTCGCGCGTAGGCGTCGTCGTCGAGGTCGAAGTGTCCGTCCGTCAGGCGGAGGGGGGTGTCCGGGACGCGGGCGAGGAGGGTCCGGCGTCCGACGGCGGCCTGTTCGCGCACGGTGAGGGCGAGCAGGGGCGTGCCGTCGTCGGGGGCGGCCAGGCCGCGTTCGGCCAGCTGCCGGTAGGGCAGGACGGCGAGGACGTCGGCGCCGGCCGGGCCGTGGGCGGTGGCGGGCAGCGGGAGGTCGGCGACGCGCCCGGGGGTGGTGAGGGTGCCGGTCAGGACGTCGATCCGGTCGCCGCCGGCGGTCGCGGGGCGGTAGAGGAGGGCGAAGGGCGGCGGGTCGGGGGCCAGGACCCGGTCGAGGAGCGCGGCGCCGTCCGTCATGACGGCCGCCCTTCCGCCGCCGGGTGTGCCGGTGCCGCTCCCGGCGTCCGCGCCGGCGGGACGGGCCCTGCCGGTTCGCCCCAGGCGGTCAGGACCTCCAGGGCCTGTTCCGGGGTGAGCCGGGGGTCGCAGAAGGTGGTGGAGATCTCGCCGGCGCGGTCGGCCTCGCGCGCGTCGTGGACGCACTCGGTGACGCGGTCGGGGGTGGTCTCCAGGTGGACGCCGCCCGGGAAGGCGCCGGCGTCGGCCAGCACGGCCCGGAAGGCGCGGATCTCGCGCTGGAGCGTGCGGACGTACCGGGTCTTGCGGCCTCGTGGGGTGATCACGGTGTTGCCGTGCATGGGGTCGGTGAGCCAGACGACCGGGTGGCCGGCGGCGCGGACCGCGCGGACCAGGGCGGGCAGCCGCCCGGCCACGGCGTCCGCGCCCATCCGTACGATGAGCGTCAGCCGACCGGGCCGACGCTCGGGGTCCAACGCCCGGCAGACCGCCAGGAGTTCTCCGGTGCCGACGTCCGGCCCGATCTTGACCGCCACCGGGTTGGCCACCTCGGCCAGCAGCCGTACGTGCGCGCCGTCCGCCTGCCGGGTGCGCTCGCCGATCCACGGCCAGTGCGTCGAGGACAGCAGCAGACCGCCGTCGGCGGTCCGGCGCAGTAAGGGCAGTTCGTAGTCGAGCAGCAGCGCCTCGTGGCTGGTGAACACCGGCTGTTCGATCCTGGTGGGGTCGTCCCGGCCGGGGTGGCCGAGGTGGCTCGTGATGTCGACGGCCGCCATGTAGGCGGTGACCAGGCGCAGGGGGTCGGGGCGGCGCTCCTCGGGA is a window from the Streptomyces mobaraensis genome containing:
- a CDS encoding zinc-binding dehydrogenase, with protein sequence MDAAYIEEFGPAEAIRFGELPAPRPGPGEVLVEVAATTVNHVDTFVRSGAVRTPVEFPFVVGRDLVGRVAGAGAAGFPAGTPVWCNSMGHGGRQGAAAELAAVPAERLYQLPPGVDPRLAVTLVHPVATAYLGLVTHGGLRPGRTVAVVGAAGNVGSAMVAVAAAAGARVVAVARAADEARCRALGAEVVLDRREAAAGGLARACPGGVDVYADAAGANDVPAAVEALAPRGRLVLLAGMASRPVLPVGPLYVADRSVVGFAITNATVAELAAAAGCVDAVLSAGRLRPREVVGLPLSATAEAHRMLESGRLRGRRVVLDVR
- a CDS encoding anthranilate synthase family protein, with the protein product MTDGAALLDRVLAPDPPPFALLYRPATAGGDRIDVLTGTLTTPGRVADLPLPATAHGPAGADVLAVLPYRQLAERGLAAPDDGTPLLALTVREQAAVGRRTLLARVPDTPLRLTDGHFDLDDDAYARLVRTLVDEEIAAGAGANFVLKRRFLADVTDWSPAAATAFFRRLLVRESGVHWTFLVHTPERTLVGASPERHVTLRAGTAVMNPISGTYRHPGTGPTLAGVLDFLADPKETYELFMVLDEELKMMAAVCDRGIRVRGPFLKEMARLAHTEYLIEGRTDRDVRDILRATLFAPTVTGSPLESAARVISRHEPHGRGYYSGVIALIGRDGHGGRTLDSAILIRTADVDPRGRLAIGVGATVVRDSDPAAEAAETRAKARGLLAAPPPGAATALARHPAVRSALRARNAGLARFWLHRPAPVPRGGGFLAGRRILVIDAEDGFTAMIAHQLRAEGALVTVRRHDRPGPLSDVTGHDLVVTGPGPGDPRDLADARIARLHHLTGRLLATRRPFLAVCLSHQILGHRLGLVPRRRPAPHQGVRKEIDLFGRREHVGFYNSYALHSPAGRLDLPGTGRVDVCRDPVTGEVHALRGPHFAGVQFHAESVLTPGGLRVLRPLLTGLFEAPRHTVRP
- a CDS encoding 3-deoxy-7-phosphoheptulonate synthase produces the protein MTGEPLLSLPLETARQQPCWDDPEQVRRVRETLAGRPGLVAEDGVRTLYAHLARVAAGEAEVVQAGDCAENPDECTAAHVARKTAVLDLLAGAVKLAGGRPVLRVGRIAGQFAKPRSRPTERVGGRVLPVYRGHIVNGPAPTPEERRPDPLRLVTAYMAAVDITSHLGHPGRDDPTRIEQPVFTSHEALLLDYELPLLRRTADGGLLLSSTHWPWIGERTRQADGAHVRLLAEVANPVAVKIGPDVGTGELLAVCRALDPERRPGRLTLIVRMGADAVAGRLPALVRAVRAAGHPVVWLTDPMHGNTVITPRGRKTRYVRTLQREIRAFRAVLADAGAFPGGVHLETTPDRVTECVHDAREADRAGEISTTFCDPRLTPEQALEVLTAWGEPAGPVPPARTPGAAPAHPAAEGRPS